GCGACCGCATCCACACCGTTCTCCGCTTCCCCTACGACTTCAAATCCATTCTTTGTCAAGATATCCTTAATCATCATGCGCATGAACGCCGCATCATCTACCACCAAAATTTTTGCACTCATTGTTCTTCCTCCTTAAACGATGCCAATCCGCTCGTGCGGTTGGATAATTTCTGTTACACGGACCCCGAAGTTCTCTTCGATGACGACGACTTCGCCGCGGGCAATCCGTTGTTGGTTCACATAAATATCGACCGGCTCACCGGCAAGTTTATCGAGTTCGATGATCGAGCCTTGCGACAACTCAAGCACTTCGCGGACCGAACGTTTCGTCCGCCCGAGCTCGACCGTCACGCTGAGCGGCACGTCATACAACAGACCGAGGTTCGCTGGAATCGAATCGTTCGTCGCAGGCGCATGCAGTGGCATGAATTCCGCTTGACTGACAGCGACTTCCGGTGCCGACTTCACTTCCTGACGTACAGGTTGTTGAGGAGCCGGTGCGGCCGGTGCTTTTGGTGCTTCTTGCTTCGGGGCGGCCGCAGCAGGTACGACCGGTTGCGGGGATGTGGCCGTCATCAATTCATTGACGAGCTGTTTCCCGAATTGAATCGGTGCGATTTGAACGATTTTTGAGTCGATCAACGTACCGACTTTCAAATTGAACTCGATCAACACCATCGTCTCCCAAAGTTCGAGACGATCGATGATCGTTTGGGTCTTCGTCGCATCGAACACTTCGACGAGCGGCGGTGAAATGTCAATTTTTTTTGAGAATACCGTCGACAAAGATGTCGCCGCTGCCCCCATCATTTGGTTCATCGCTTCTTGGACGGCCGAGAGTCGAATTTCGTCCAACCCTTCCGGATCGACATCGATCCCGTTCCCGCCAAGCATCAAATCCGAGATGATGGCCGCATCCTCACGTGTCAACACGAGGACGTTTTCGCCTTTCAAACCTTCTGTGTAACCGACGCGAAGCGCCACGTGCGGTGTTGGATAACGCTCACGGAGCGCATCGATTGTAACTTCACTGACGATTGGGGTCGTGATTTCTACTTTTTGTTGCAGTAACGTCGATAGTGCCGTCGCCGAGTTACCGAACGAGATATTCCCGATCTCTCCTAAGGCGTCGCTCTCCATCGAGTCAAGATGCTCTTCGGGCTTCGCCTCTGGTTTTGACGAGTCGCTCGTCCCTCGTAATAACGCGTCTATCTCATCTTGTGACAACATCTCACTCATTGCTCTTCCTCCTTCACCCGGTGGAGCACTTGGACGGCCATCCGCTTCCCGCTCACACCGACTTGCCCTTTGAACACTTTATTTTCCCCTACCATGATGGATAATGGGTCTTTCACCAATTGGTCGAGCGTCAAACAATCCCCGACCTCTAAATGTAACAAGTCACCGAACGTGATCGTCGTCTCTCCGAGCAGAGAAACGACCTCAACCGTCGAGTTCATCAATTGGGCTTTGAGCGGTTCCTTGCTGTTGCCGCTCGCATTGCGGCGGTTGGCCTCCTGCATCCAGTAATGGCTCGACAGTTTGGATAACACCGGCTCGATCGTCACGAACGGCAAGCAGACGTTGATCGTGCCGCTCACCTCGCCGATGGTGACACCGATCGAGATAAGGACGACCGTCTCGTTTGGCGAGACGAGTTGAAGAAACTGCGGATTGACCTCGACCGCGGTCATCTCTGACTTGATCACGGCAATCGACTCCCACGCCTCCCCGTATCCGGCAAACGCTCGTTTATATAACTGGGTCAAGATGCGCATCTCGATTTCTGTGAAGCTCTCGACTTTTTCGATTTCGACCCCTGGACCACCAAGCAGACGGTCGAGCATCGCATATGAGATGTTCGGGTTGACCTCGATGATGAAGCGGCCGTTGAGCGGCGGAGCCTCAATCAAGTTGATCATCGTCATACTTGGGATGGAATGAATGAATTCATCGTACGGGAGCTGCTCGACCGAATTGACCGTGAACTGCACGTATGTCCGGAGCTGAGCCGAAAAGAACGTCGTCAACATGCGCGTGAAATGTTCATGGATTCGGGTCAGACTTCGGATTTGGTCTTTCGAGAAGCGGACCGCCCGTTTAAAGTCATATTGCCGAACCTTCCGCTCTTCTTCTTGATTTAAAAAGGAGTCGGCTTCGACGTCGCCACTGCTTAACGCCGATAGCAAGGCATCAATTTCTTGTTGAGATAAGACTTCTCCCATGATGCCACCTCACTGTATGATTTTCTTCGTCATATAGACTCGTTGGACCTCACCTGACTCCAACAGTCCGTTTAATTGTTTACGGAGCGACTGCTCAAATTTCTGCATGTCTTCCTTCGTCGTCAACTGGGCTTTCGTCATGCCGGCCAAATCACCAAGGATGACGTTATGCACTTGAAACTTGCGAAGTTCGAGATCTTCTTTCGTTTCAGCGGCATCGGTCACGATCGTGAACTGGACGTTGATGAAACGCTCATCTTGAATGTTCGTTGTCATGTCATCCGTCGTGAAGCTACGTTCGGCCAACTCTTCGGCGGTGACCGGTTTCGTTTTCGCCGTCACGTTGTCTCCGAACAAATATTTATAAGTCATGAATCCGGCCCCGCCCATGACGAGCAGGACGACTAGCAAGATGAGCACCATCTTCATGGCGCCACCTTTTTGTTTTTCTTCACTCATCTTCTTCACCTCGTATGCCTGTCGTTCCAATCAGACCGATCGAGGCATAAAATGCCGTCGTCCGGTCGATGATTTGTTGTTTCGTCTCGCTGACGATATACGTTTTTCCGTTATACAAGTGAATGATCGTATCCGGTTCGGCCTTGACCGTCTCGATGAACAAGGCGTTCAATACGAGTTCTTCACCCCGGAGTGTCGTGACGCGAATCATCAGCGTTTCAAGTTGACGAGTTCTTGGAGGATCTCGTCCGATGTTGTGATGATACGAGTGTTCGCTTGGAAACCACGTTGAGCGACAATCATTTCTGTGAACTCTTCCGACAAGTCGACGTTCGACATCTCGAGCGCGCCCGAGACGAGTTCTCCACGTCCATCTTGTCCAGGGATGCCGATGTTCGGTTCACCTGAGTTTTGCGATTGAATGAAGTTGTTTGCTCCGACTTTCGAGAGTCCGGCATTGTTGGCGAACGTGACGACTTGGATTTGACCGACGACCGTCGATTCCCCGGCATTGTTCACGTAGCTGACTTGTCCGTCTTTACCAATCGAGAGTGACTTCGCACCGGCTGGGATGTTGAGGCGGTCACCCGTCGTACTGAGGACGTAGGCTCCATCTCCATTGACGAGGTCGCCCGTGTTATCTGTATAGAAGTTACCGGCCCGTGTGTATTGCGTTTGACCGTTCACATCCAAGGCGAAGAATCCTTCTCCTGAGATCCCGACGTCAAGTGCTCGCCCTGAGTTTTGCATGGCTCCTTGGTTATAGACGTTGTCGACGGTCGCCATCGTGCCCCCGAGACCGACTTCTTTCGGGTTGACCCCGCCGCTGACTCCGTTCGCCGCGGTCGCACTACCGACTTGCTGACTGACGAGGTCCTTGAACGTGACCCGACCTTTTTTATAGCCGAACGTGTTGACGTTGGCGATGTTGTTCCCGACGACGTCAAGCTTGGATTGGAAGTTCTTTAAACCACTGATTCCTGAGTACATTGCTCTTAACATGATGAATCCTCCTATGCTTGTTTGATGGAAGTGATGTTGTACACGTTGACGGACGTTCCGTCTTCAAGGTCGGCCACATAGCCGGCTTCGGTCTTCGAAATCGAGAGAACACGTCCCGAGCCTTTAATCGTCTCGGTTTCCGTTTCGTTTGTATAAGCGACCGTTTGCCCGATCATATTGCTGAACTCCGAAATCGAAGCCATTTGCCGATCGACAAGGGCCGAATCGAGTTGTTTCGAAATCGTCTGCATCTGTTCGAGAGAAGAGAACTGGGCCATCTGGGAGATGAACTCACGGTCTTCCATCGGTGACATCGGGTCTTGGTTGGCGAGTTGCGCGAGCAACAGCTTCAAAAACATGCTCTGATCATATTGGTTCGTTGCTTTCGGCATCGATTGATCCGGTAACGTATAGTCACTCGTCTTCGGCTGGATGGTCGTCATCTTCTGGTTCTCCTTTCGGTTGTTCCTGCTGTTCCGGTTCCGGTTGGTCGAACTCGTTGAATCCGGACCCTTTCGTCTCGAGCGCCTGTTGGGTCAAGTTGATCTCGACACGGACGTTTTGCGTCAGCGGTTGAAGCGTCTGTTGCAACTGTTGGACCTGTGACTGAAGCAACTGCTTCGCTTCTTGGTTGCTCGCAAACAGTTTGACGACGAGTTCCCCATTTTGACGTTCGAGTTTGACGACGAGCTCGCCTAACTGTTCAGGATAGAGGCGGACCGTGAACACTTTGGATCCGTCGGCTCCGCTCTTGAACGGTGCACGTTGCAAAGCGGCTTCGATTCGGGCCTGCAAATTCTCCGGCAGTGAACCTTTCGAGGCATACATAACCATTTCCGAATCAATTTGCGGTTTCGACCAGGTCATCCCTTTGGGCATCCATTCGGTCTCTTTTACCGAGGGTTGCAATTGCGCAACTTGTGTTTCGGTTTTAGTAAGTCCGGGTATAGACTTAGGGGTCTGTCCGAGCGTCCCTTTAAACTGCGCAACGACTTGTTGGATGATGCGCACGTTCTCTTCCACTTGATCGGTCGGCACGGGTGTAACGAGTGCTTCCGTTTCCTTTTTCGTCAGCGTGAACGAGATTGTCGGCGCCGCCATTTGTCCAGCGAGGAGTGCGGGCGTCACGGCCGATGTCGTCTCAAGAGTTGCCGCTGACTGATCCGGGGCGACTTGATTTAAAATCCCAATATAAGCATCCATAAACTTTCGGTAAGCATCTGCCGGCAGTGATTTCAACCATTGCAGGCTGTCGGGCTGTTGGAGCCATTGCTCCAATCGGTTCGATACATTCTCGAGCGGAAGCGATTCCTCGTCTTCCGTGGCGACCGCCACCTCTGGAGATGGCGTCGAGGTCCCGAGCATCGCCGAGAGTAACTCCAAAAACTGTCCGGTCGGGGTCGCAGCCGCTTCCCCGCCTTTTTGGGTCGTCCCTTGTAGCGATTGGGCGAGTAAGGCGATATTCATCATCACGTCCTCCTTTCCTGTCATTGGAGCAACTGGGTCACGACGGCGGCCTGTTGGGCATCCATCCGTCCTAAAATGTCGGCTTGTTGCTTCGGTGACAATTCTTTCAATAAGTTGGCCACTTGCGGGCTTTCGAGTTCATTCATGATGGCAGCAGCTTGTTTCGCGGACATCTCTTCATAGACGCGAGAGACGTCCGAGGTTTCTTCTTCCGCCGCACTTGCCGTCGCCAATTCCGCGACGAGCCGGTCACGCTCTTTGATCAACTTCGATACTTCCTCTTGGCGCGCCTTCACTTCGTTCGTCAACTCGACATTGTCCGCTCGAAGCTTCTCAATCTCGGCGTTCGCCACTTTCAAACGATTCGCGGTATCCGCGTCGATTCCGGTCACATTCACGTCTGTCTTCACTTTTTCTTCCGGCTCTTGTTTCGCACCAATCTCTAGAAACGGGACCGATAACAACGGACGGTCCATCGCATAGTTCATGACGACGATCCCTCCAACGAGTAGAAAGATGGCCGGGACGAGAACGAGCGCGACCAGTAGCTGTCTTCCCCGCTTCGAGTTGTCTTTTTCCATCGGTTTACTTCCCTTTCCCGTGATGAATCACTGCCAGCTCATCGATGAAATGTTGCTCGATGAGCTTCGTCGCAGCCACTTCATGTTGACTGACTTTTTCATGCAGCGTTACATATTTCTTTTCCTCAACGACTTTTCCGAGCAAGCGCTCTTGTGACAGATGGTACCGATTGCGCGCCTGCTGGACGACGAGCTGTTGCGTCTCGATTTGACGTTTCAGCCGTTCGCGTGTCTGCTCACGATATTGCGACATGAGCAGGTCGATGACGCCATCCTGTTCATCTTGACTCTTCATGAGCGACTCGTACGTCAACACGAGCCGATAGAGCGCCTCCATCTCCGTCTCGAACCGTGCTTTCTGTTGTCTCATCTCCGTCGCGGATTCTTCTTTCTCATGTTCCGCGATCGGCATGATGCGTTCTAACAATAGTCTGTTCATGGTTCACCTCGCACGATCTTGGCCAAACGTTCGAGCGATTGCTCGAGCGGGGCCTCTTCTTCGATGGATTGCTTTAAAAAAGTCAATAACGCTGGGTATTGCTCAATCGCCGTATCGATTGCCGGGTTCGTCCCTTTTTTATAGGCCCCGATATTGATCAAGTCCTCGGCGTCCAAGTACGTCGCCAACCAGCCGCGGAACGTTTGGGCGGCCTCACGGTGTATCGGCCCCGCAATTTGGTTCATGACACGGCTAATCGACTTTAAGACGTGGATCGCGGGGAACTGGCCACGGTTCGCGAGCGAACGGTCCATGACGAAGTGGCCGTCCAGTATGCCTCGCACCGCATCTGCGATCGGTTCATTCATATCATCCCCGTCGACAAGGACGGTGTAAAAAGCGGTGATCGAGCCCGTCACAGCGGTACCGCTTCGTTCCAACAGTTGCGGCAACATCGCGAACACGGATGGGGTATACCCTTTTGACGTCGGAGGTTCACCGGTCGCAAGACCGATTTCCCGTTGCGCCATGGCAAAGCGGGTCACCGAGTCCATCATGAGGACGACTTCCTTGCCTTGGTCCCGGAAGTATTCAGCGATGGCCGTCGCCGTATAAGCCCCTTTCAATCGGACGAGAGGCGGTTGGTCGCTCGTCGCCACGATGACGACCGAGCGGGCCATCCCTTCTGGTCCGAGCTCTTTCTCGATGAACTCTTTCACTTCACGGCCACGTTCACCGATTAAAGCGATGACGTTTATGTCGGCCGATGAGCGTTTGGCGATCATCCCGAGCAGAGTCGACTTCCCGACTCCTGAACCCGCGAACAACCCGACCCGTTGCCCTTTACCGACCGTTAACAGACCGTCGATGACGCGGACGCCGGTCGACAAGACATCTAAAATCCGCGGTCGTTCGAGCGGGTTCGGTGGCTTCCGAAGGACATCGTAGCGTTTTCCCGGTGTGACTGCTTCACCGGACAAGGGACGGCCGAGACCATCGAGCACTTGTCCGATCAGTTCGTCACCGACCGGGACTTGGAGCATCCGACCCGTCCCTTTGACCATACAGCCCGGAGCGATTTGGGTCGTCTCCCCGTAAGGCATGAGGAGCACGCGGGCCTCATTGAATCCCACGACTTCCGCCTCGACATGTTGGCCGGACGGGAGTTCGATCAAACATCGTTCTCCGATAAAAGCGCTCGGCCCCGTCGATTCAATCATCAGTCCGACGACTCGACAGACCCGGCCGACTTTCCGGACGTATTCGTCCTCGGCGGATGCCGTGATCGACTGAAGGACGTGGTCAATAAGCGCCATCGGCCAAAACCTCCTCGATTTTGGATTGGATGCGTTCAAAGCTGTAAGTCAAATCGAGTTCGTCACCGTGGTGCGGTGTCTCGATCCGGACGCTCGTCTCACTCAAACCGGCATCCGCCCGATATTTCAAAGGCGGACCGTCTGGTGTCGCCCACTCCGAATCGAAACGTTGAATCGAAGCGAGACGGGTCGGATGGACGTACACCGTCAACGACTCGGCATCGAGCTGACGGAGCAACTGTTCTCGAATCCGGTCGGCGAACAGCGCCTCATCTTTCCGGACAAGCTCTGTTGTGACGCGGGCGCTGACCTCGAGGGCGAGGGCGACGAGTTGTCGCTCCGCGTCCCGCCACTTCGTATCGAACAGTTGTTCAAGTTCGACGGCGATGGTGTTCAGCCGCGTCGTCAACTCGTCGTACTCCGCCTTGCCTTCCCGTCTACCGTGGTCAAATCCTGCGTCAAACCCTTCTTGTCGGGCTGACGTCAACACTTCCTCTCTCAGCACCGCGAGTTCCTGTTCCATCGAGGCACGGCGACTCTGAAGCGCTTCTTCGTCTAACCGGAGTTGTTCACGCTTTTGTTCCAACTGCTCATTTTCTTGGTCGTCATGCTCCACCGATACCGGCTCAAGAAACGGTTTCGAGTCGATCCGTTGCGGTTCGAGCGGTGTCGCGTAATAGCGTTTAATCACGTTAGACAACGATGTCATCTCCTCCGCCGCGGCTGATCACGATCTCTCCGACGTCTTCTAAGCGACGGATGATGCCGACGATACGGCTTTGCGCTTCTTCGACGTCACGCAACCGGACAGGCCCCATGAATTCCATGTCTTCTTTGAACGTTTCGACCATTCGCTGTGACATGTTTTTGAAGATGATCTGTTTGACTTCTTCGGACGACACTTTGAGGGCAAGCAATAGGTCGTCGTTTGCCACTTCGCGGATGATTCGTTGAATCGCACGCGAATCGAGCGTGACGATATCTTCGAAGACGAACATCCGTTTTTTGATTTCCTCGGCCAGTTCCGGGTCTTCAATTTCAAGCGCATCGAGGATGGTGCGCTCGGTCGTACGATCGACCCCGTTGAGCACTTCGACGACCGCTTCGATGCCACCAGACTGGGCGTAGTCTTGCATATCGGTCTGGGACAAGTTTTTCTCGAGAATCTGTTCAATCTCGTGAATGACGTCTGGATTGAGTCGATCCATCGTCGCGATCCGCTTGGCGACTTCCGATTGAATTTCAGGCGGGAGTTCCGATAGGATTTGTCCCGACTTGACCGGTTCGAGATGCGCCAAGATCAAGGCGATCGTCTGCGGATGCTCGTTCTGGATGAAGTTGAGCAACTGCTTCGGGTCGGCCTTACGGGCAAACTCGAACGGTCGAACTTGGAGCGTCGATGTGAGCCTATGGATGAGGGCCATCGCTTTCTCTTCTCCGACCGCTTTCTCGAGCACCGTTTTCGCAAACCCGATCCCGCCTTGCGTGATATAACTTTGTGCCATGGCGAGCTCGTGGAACTCGCCCATGATCGCTTCTTTTTGTTCGGACGATACTTTCTTCAAGGCCGAGATTTGTAACGTCAACTGTTCCATCTCTTCTTCCGACAGATGTTTGTAGACGTTCGCAGCCACCTCAGGTCCAAGCGAGATCATGAGCATGGCCGCTTTTTCCCGGTTCGCTTGTTTTGCGTAATTCACAGTACTCACTCCTCAGACATCCAAGTACGGAGAAGTTTGGCGAACTCTTCAGGATTGCTCTCTGCCAATTTCTCCAACTGTTTCTTCTTGACGGCCCCTTCGCCTCGTTCTTCAAGGTCGAGGTCCGGTACTTCGTCTTCATATGGAACTTCCCATTCGTTCGACTCGGCAATCGGTTCACGTTTGCGTTTACGCAGCGCGAAGAACAAGAGCGCGAGCAAGACGACGGCCCCTGCTGCTGCCGCATACATCCACCACTGGGTAGGTTGTTCGACCGCAGCCGCTTCTTCCGTCTCAGCGAATGGACGCGATACGACGACGACTTTCTGTTCAAGTTCCGCCTCTGTGAGCGCCTCGCCGGTCTTGGCGAGTGACGTCCGGATAATCGAGTACATCATCGTCTCGAGGTCACCTTCGAGTTGTGGGTCAATCGTCGTCGCCCCGTTCGGCGGTTCGACGATCAATTGAACACCGAGATCACGAATCGAGTACGGTGCGTTTTGAATCTGTTTCGTGATGCGGTTGACTTCATAATTGATGATTTCATGATTCTTTTCGCTCTCTTCTTCCCCGGTGCCGGTGGCGGCCGGGAAATTGACCGTGTCATTCTCGGCCGTGCCCGCCGCGGTCGCCGCGCCGGTACCGCCGGTGTACGCTTCGGCGATTCGTTCGGCCGATGTGACGATCCCTTCCATGCTGTCCTCGTTGACAGGTGTCACGAGGTTCTGCTCTTCTGCCGCTTGCGTCGTGTCGATATCGGCCGTAACCGAGACGAGGACGCTCCGCTCTCCTAAGAGGACGGAAAGCATCTGTTGAATCTGTTGACGGACATCTTTCTCAACTTGACGCTTCAAGACGAGCGGATCGGTGGATGATCCTCCTGCCGTCGTCGTTTGGTCCAAATCGTAATACGTAAAATATTGGTCCATGACCGAGATGTTTTCTGGTTTCAAGTTCGGCACGCTCTTACTAATCAAATGGTAGAGCCCTTTGACCGTCGCCGGTTCAAGATTCGTACCTGCTCCTAAATTTAAGACAATCGACGCCGTCGGCTCGCCCTGGTCTTCCGCCAAGAAGACCGATTTCTCAGGAATCGAGATGATGACTTTCGCTTGGTTGATCCCTTCGATCTGTGTGATCAACCGTTCGAGCTCGGTCTGCATCGCACTCCGTTCGATGACGGCCATCTCGCGGTCGGTCGTTCCGAAACCGGCATTTTCACTGAAGAAACTGTAGTCGATTGCGCCTGACTTCGGGATGCCCGCTGCTGCGAGGCTGACTTTCAATTGATCGACCTGTTCGCTCGGTACGTATACACTCACGCCGTTCGATGTCGCTTTAATTTCGGCTTTCACACCGTCAGCCGTCAGCTTCTCCGTCACCTCGCCCGCTTCTTGGGCGGACAGGTTCGTATAAAGCGGAGCCATGTTCGGGCGCGACAGCCAGACGGTCAAGACCACCGCGACGAGAAGTACGCCGGCGATGACGAGGCCCCAGAAGATTTTACGGTTCGTCTTTATCATTTGAAGGGAACCGGTCAGTGAACCGAATCGTTCTTTTAACTTTTCATTCATCGCAACTCGTCATCCTCTACATTAAACTTGCATTCGCATCATTTCTTGATAGGCCTCGACCGCTTTGTTTCGCACCTCAATGGCGAGTTGCATCGCAATCGACGACTCTTCACTTTGAATCATGACTTGATGTAAATCTGCTTTGCCGACAGCAAGGTCGGCCCGGGCTGAACTCGTCGCTTGTTGGACATCGTTCAACGAGCGCATCGCCTCGTTCAAATACGTACCGAACTGAGACGGTGTCTCTTTTACCGTCGGCGTGACGGTCGGTTGTGTACCGATCAACTGTATCGGGTTAATTTGCATCGTTTGTCACTCCTTATCCTTTACCGATTTCCATCGCTTTGACGAGCATCGCTTTCGTGGCGTTCATTGCAGCGATGTTTGCCTCGTATGACCGGGTCGCCCCCATCAAATCGACCATTTCTTTCAACAGGTCGACGTTCGGCATTTGAACGTAGCCGCGGTCATCCGAATCTGGATGGCTCGGGTCATAGACGAGCTTATACGGGCTTTCATCTTCCATGATTTGTGATACTTCGACGCCGCCGCTGACGGCGGACAACTGTTGTCGAAACGGTGCTTCCTGCAAGACGGTCATTTTCCGCGTGTACGGTTGCCACTCTCCGTCGACGAGTTTGCCTCTTGTCGTCTGGGCGTTCGCGATGTTTGCGGATACCGTGTCCATCCGAAGCCGCTGTGACGTCAATGCCGTCGCCGAGATATGAAAACTATCAAACATCCCCATC
This sequence is a window from Exiguobacterium mexicanum. Protein-coding genes within it:
- the fliE gene encoding flagellar hook-basal body complex protein FliE; its protein translation is MQINPIQLIGTQPTVTPTVKETPSQFGTYLNEAMRSLNDVQQATSSARADLAVGKADLHQVMIQSEESSIAMQLAIEVRNKAVEAYQEMMRMQV
- the flgC gene encoding flagellar basal body rod protein FlgC; translated protein: MGMFDSFHISATALTSQRLRMDTVSANIANAQTTRGKLVDGEWQPYTRKMTVLQEAPFRQQLSAVSGGVEVSQIMEDESPYKLVYDPSHPDSDDRGYVQMPNVDLLKEMVDLMGATRSYEANIAAMNATKAMLVKAMEIGKG
- the fliF gene encoding flagellar basal-body MS-ring/collar protein FliF, whose amino-acid sequence is MNEKLKERFGSLTGSLQMIKTNRKIFWGLVIAGVLLVAVVLTVWLSRPNMAPLYTNLSAQEAGEVTEKLTADGVKAEIKATSNGVSVYVPSEQVDQLKVSLAAAGIPKSGAIDYSFFSENAGFGTTDREMAVIERSAMQTELERLITQIEGINQAKVIISIPEKSVFLAEDQGEPTASIVLNLGAGTNLEPATVKGLYHLISKSVPNLKPENISVMDQYFTYYDLDQTTTAGGSSTDPLVLKRQVEKDVRQQIQQMLSVLLGERSVLVSVTADIDTTQAAEEQNLVTPVNEDSMEGIVTSAERIAEAYTGGTGAATAAGTAENDTVNFPAATGTGEEESEKNHEIINYEVNRITKQIQNAPYSIRDLGVQLIVEPPNGATTIDPQLEGDLETMMYSIIRTSLAKTGEALTEAELEQKVVVVSRPFAETEEAAAVEQPTQWWMYAAAAGAVVLLALLFFALRKRKREPIAESNEWEVPYEDEVPDLDLEERGEGAVKKKQLEKLAESNPEEFAKLLRTWMSEE